The following coding sequences lie in one Burkholderiales bacterium genomic window:
- the alkB gene encoding DNA oxidative demethylase AlkB, translating into MTADLFDVETETESRRKRLGPGAWVLRGFASPDEAALLAALHDVIAQARLRHMITPGGFRMSVAMTNCGALGWVTDKTGYRYDAVDPESGRNWPRMPDEFLQLAGDAAAQAGFHGFVPDACLINRYEPGAKLSLHQDKDERDFDAPIVSVSLGTPAVFLFGGSSRADKAARVRLT; encoded by the coding sequence ATGACGGCGGACCTGTTCGATGTCGAGACTGAAACCGAATCGCGGCGCAAGCGGTTGGGACCGGGCGCGTGGGTATTGCGCGGCTTCGCGTCACCCGACGAAGCGGCGCTCCTGGCTGCACTTCATGATGTGATTGCGCAGGCCCGGCTGCGCCACATGATTACGCCGGGCGGCTTCCGCATGTCGGTCGCGATGACGAATTGCGGCGCGTTGGGCTGGGTCACGGATAAGACGGGCTATCGCTACGATGCTGTGGATCCGGAAAGCGGCCGCAACTGGCCGCGCATGCCGGATGAATTTCTGCAGCTCGCCGGGGACGCAGCGGCGCAAGCGGGCTTCCACGGATTCGTACCGGACGCCTGCCTGATCAATCGCTATGAGCCGGGCGCGAAGCTGTCGCTGCATCAAGACAAGGACGAACGCGACTTCGACGCGCCTATCGTTTCGGTATCGCTCGGCACCCCTGCCGTGTTCCTGTTCGGCGGATCGAGCCGAGCCGACAAAGCGGCTCGGGTACGGCTCAC